The window aaaagaattgtattctactgcttgccactgacgtcatgtttacgtcacaagcgttctaccaatggcaaatttttatgcaaattattacattgagattctgagaagcaaggtctagcctaaaagcttagaaaaaagagcagcacttcccttttgaaatccttaccgtgtagatctcttttttatagttaccaaagacctatttgtgaaaatttcttgttcgattttaatgttctatttgtgagccaatattttaggccaatttatttgttattcgtaaatttctgttctcatcaatcgataaatttaaaagcttaaagtaaattatcccttaattaattcggtgaaggagatatttaaattaaaattccccacgtgttgaaaccgaagcctggattgccgccgatcaaacgatttttgatctaaagaagaaaaccacgaccgccaaggaaattcacgtgagttataagttttaaaaggggccccaatctacgcttcgaaaatatttcagtgcagaaaaacataaatttttcttcgttaaattattggccacgccgacaagcgcttagcatttaagagtctagaatttattcatattaaatttataagaatttgtagttggttaactatcctccgctgcctgaaccacgaccccgaacatttaaaaaaaaaatattttctataattcatttttcactattttttcaaactgttaattttatcaattgtaaaattctgtcgaatcacgcatggtatcatgcaagcacaagaaaatttttaatattctgttaatgccaaattattatcaacctgtgaatcaaattctgaacctgcactgtatgattacatattttatgtaatatatttcagttttgttaattcgctttctgagttcgattatttcttaagcctgtcaattattgtgtctgatacgttctatatcataaagaaccgatcgaatacgatcattggaataattgaattaagctggatattggaacaggtctaagtggatgtagcgagtggggtcagatcgtgatatttattctttgtccttacctgctcatatatcagcttttatctgttacctacctcgacttggagcgaacacatcaattgtacagcagatgcagccatagatcatatagattcctacaatagagcttaaaacccgacaagactctgttctcgaagtatattctgaacgatatttggtccaaataccgtattttaatccttcagaacttattagagacgcagtcccgtaaattatctacatcgggatttttgctcgacctgtatgattttgtatgctcattcttcacaggtaataattttaaggtatccgtatttagtgtttagcgtccgctacactacttataaaaatttcatcattatagaatctgtcattagaagaatcaagggtgagcgagcgtttaggcctcccgcgattccgacaattgtatgaatcttgtagtgaatcaatcagtccgGTGTccctcagcgtccacacacgcattgcaaaatttatagcatctacaccattgactcagtacaagattcccctacatgtgtgaagccgttaaaaaacgcaccacattatctgcatctgatgtgccgtctgttaatgaacaaaaatctatcaAAAAGCCGAAAAATAAGTATTTCAGAAAAAGGTTGTCTTATCTACTCAGGCTGATAACAGCGTTCGAAATAAAAGCAGCTCAGTTACTTGTGAATTGAATGATAGTGCTAAAACAAAATGCTCATTTTGCAATTCAACGAATTATTCGTTATTCAAATGTCctgctttcttgaaaagagatccaaaagctaggaatgaatttattaaatcattgagagtctgtttcaattgtttctccaaatttcacgctGTAAACCAATGCAAGTCTAAATTGTTGTGTTATTGTGCTCGtatgcataataaattacttcattatCTTAATCAGTCATTGACTGCATTAATGACGTGTCCCACCTCTGAGAACTCGTTGAATAATTTGGTTCATAAGTTTTGGGAAAGTGAAGAAATTCCTAATCATAATTTCCTAGTCCCGATgatgagttttgtgagaaacATTTTGCTGAAACTCACACGCGTGATACTGGAGGAAGATATGTTGTTCGTCTCCATTTCAAAGTTGACACTAAtcaactcaagtttcatgaatctcatgatGTTGCTTTAAATCGTTTTCTGTCGTTGGAGTGTCGTATGCTGCGTGATGCTCGTTTGAAATCTGATTGtgtatcatttatggaagaGTATCTTACATTTGGAATTCACCCAAAATGTTGCTAAAAACCAGGtaatattttattccttatttttgtgtattcaatCCGTCATCATCTACAACAAAGGTTCGTGTTGTATTTGATGGGTCTGCTAAAAGAGTCACATTTCGTTGAATCAAGTTCTTCATTCAGgtccaaaattgttaaatgacatATGTGATGTGTTAACTAGATTCAGACTCACTCATTCGTATTCACGTGTGATGTTACGAAATGTATCGTGCTATCCTCGTTGATGAAGAAGATCGTTCCTTCCTTCACATATTGTTTCGTAAAGATCCTTCCGATGATATTGTCGTTTATGAgctcaaaacaatcacatatggtttgaaccgtctggttttcttgctcaacgtgctctcattcaactggcgaaagatgaaggagataaatttccgttggcagcagcagctattcgtgatgatatatatcacgaCGATTTTTCACAGGTGCTAATTCGTTGGAAGAAATCTGTGaataaaatcacaactttgTAATCTCTAAACTGTGCTCATATCAAGTTGAATGAATGGAGTAGTAATTCTCCTGAGTTCTTGGATTTGATTCGTTCTGAAAACACTCAAGTACCACTTCATATCAGTGAAGCTGCGTTTGTTGCTTTCGCGATTGTATGTTTCAGTCCTTCCttcactggaaaaaatcaatcttcaatctacgtttctgttcagtgattcaatatattgtttatcttggttgcatatacctccttacaagttgcaaacgtttgttgcaaatcgtgttgtgagaatattagagtTGACTAATATTTCTGATTGGAATCACATTGCTACTGATTTCAATATTGCCGACGTTGGTTCACGAGGCGTTTTTTCCCCAAAACTTGTGCAATTCGCAAGATTGGTTCAATGCTCCAACGTGGTGTCTAATTCGTTGTCATGTTGGCCGTTGTCATCTATGACTTACCCTGCTACTGAAATTCTGCCtgatgtgaaacaaaataaaggtgttgctttgaatatcactgaagagacTGCTGTTATTCAGATAACACGTTTCTCCTCATACATGAGATTGTTACGTTCCTGTGCTTATGTTTCACGTTTCGTGAATAACTGTAAAGCATCAATTAGTGGTGTGTCGTAAATCAGGCGCCTTagtgttcaagagttgaaatgtgcacaaatttattgtgttaaaattgttcaaaagtgtcatTTCAATCGTGAACTCGACCTATTGAAAGAGGGTAACCCTGTGATAAGAGTTTCCaaaattgtctgtattcttgattgtgatggtgtgatcgtgttggtggcagattggtaaatagtgctttaggatatgaagccaagcatccttgtttgatacataaagatagtcattaactaaactcctcattgagtattatcatatttctcatcttcatgctggaccaagaatagtgcgtgctcttattcagcgttatttttggattgttggagcacacagtgttatcagaaatgtgattttcaattgtactcGTTGCCGTCTATTCAATGCAACTCCTGTTGCTCCCGTCATGGGTGATCTTCCCAGCTCTCGTGTTGTTCCCATGCTCCCTTTCTGAAGGCCGCGGTCGATCTAGCTGGTCCTTTCACTGTCAAAGAGAGTATTCGGCCCAAAGCTCGTACGTACAAGGCATACTTTGCACTGTTTGTCTGTCTGGCAACAAAAGCTTGTCACATTGAGGTGCTTACAAGTCTTTCATCCAAAGAGTTTATTAACACTCTCCATCGTTTTGTTTCTAGGCGTGGATTGCCTAAAGAAATACTCTGTGATCAAGGGACGAATTTCAAAGGTGCTGCGCgacaattgaaggaaattgttgaatttctcagatcatcagaaaatcaatccaacgtctgtgatgcgatgtcatctaaagcatccaatttcgttttaatattccacatgctcctttcatgaatggaatctgtgagtctaatattaaaaatgtgaaattcattTGTTTCGTGAAGTGGGAATTCGGTCCAACTATTGTTGAGCTTTCCACTCTGTGGTGAAAATTGAGGCGATACTCAATTCGAGACCGTTGTATGcgctctcttcatctcctgatgACTACGAGGCGCTGACTCCCGGACATTTCCTTGTTCATCGCCCTCTGTTGGCGGTTCCTGAAATTGACGTGAGTGATGTCAACAAGTACAGACTGTCTCGTTGGAAAAGTTTAATCGCTTCACTCAGAGATTGTGGAAGAGGTGGGAGAGTGAATACCTCCACACTCTTCAACAGAAGAATAAGTGGTTTGAGAGTGACACAAACCTTCAGGTAGGCAGTTAGTATGGATTAAAGAGACCATTCATCACCTTATCATACCCGTTAGGTAGAGTCACCCAAATCATaagtgatgctaagggtgttgtGCGCTCAGCTCACGTGAAAACTAACTCTGGTGAGTATGTTAGGCCAGTTAGGAAACTTGCCCCCATACTTCCCTATTAGTTTAACCCACACCCCTAGTTTTCCGTTTCCTTTCCTACTATTCCTTTTCCTTTCGTTTTTCCTTTCCTACCGTTCAGTGcatgttgttttgtttttcttttacttttaaattttagtttttttgagTTTATGTTCTTGGAAATGGGGCATTCCAAGGCGGGCGGAGATGGTGGTTCACGGAAGctcggcagccttgattgtggcTGATTAGTTTgcgctttcctccccttccccctctcccaaagaggcaagataacctctctccctcgcccctccttcatccttccCGTTTATCTTTCTAACCAGCACTTCAAGAATAGTGCTCGAGAAGTCACCATCGTTTTTCGTTTTCGTTCCGTGGCGTTCGAGTTGAAcgcaattacctcgtttcgtttcgtgatatatgtgcaatatcatataggcctacgcataaagacaggatatcatcagcagtaacttctacacacgagatacagtccacttcctcgccagttccaaggttagtgcaaattaaagacttacttttggggtgTCGCCgtttcgtgaattaaatcttaactgtactccaatccataggtttggggacaggacgggattaccatgatgtattttcaaattgaaacagCGCCTTTTCTTGATCATCAATTAATTCAGGAGGAATGTTAAGAATAAAAACGTATTCATCATTCGGAAAGTTTGATGGAATTCATAAgtgaaattgtatttgaaaaaagaatcaGCTGTTCTAGTTTCTTCTTACTTTGGTAAAAAGAAAACTACAACAATGAGGCATGAATACTAAAAATTCTAGACTCTATAGAATTACTAGTAGAGATGCAAGCACATTGCTCCTGAAATGATTGTAGAATTTTCCTATTCATTTTGCAGTAAAGCAGCCTCTATGAAGTTCGACGCTGTGTTGATAGAGAACCAATACTACAGCAGCTTCCATGGACTGACGCACAAGCTGGGTTCTCCGCCGGTGATCGGAGTGCACACATTCGTGCCGTGGTCGGCCCTCGACGAGTTCATGGGAGTCAAAGTGAACCCTTCCTACATGCCTCACATCTTCTCTCATCATAGCGACTCGATGACCTTCCTTGAAAGATGTTTCAACACGTTTTTGTACTGGTACAATTGGTATCTGGTCGAGTACGAGCTGTTCCCTTATCAAGAGGCCATTCTCAAGAAATACTTTGGGACGAACACACCATCAGCGAGGGAAATGGAGTTCAACAGAGCTTGTTGCTGGTACCAGCTGATCTGTCCGTCGCTTACCCAATGAGTATTCCTCCGAACTATGTCAGAACGGGAACGTTCCACATTCAACCTTCACCTGAACCTCTTCCAAAGGTACAGAATGAAAATTaaagaatttcaaaaatttaacTCATGAATCTGGGTAGATATATTGAACAATCCAAACTtatgttgatgatattgattgaaatgaataatcttCAGAGATCCATTGAACCAATTCAGTTACAAACTTCAAATGACAAAAAATccaaaattgtaaatttattgttaaatatATGATTGTATTAAATCTATGATAGAATACTGAGGGCCATATGCACTATCCACTTTAACCGCCAATCTATAATTACATTTAGGCTACAATTATTATATGATGTGGTTCAGTCTAGTTTTAAACGAACAGCTAATCAATCCATCTCCGTTTAGACCGAAGTGGTACATTAGAGAGCTATATATTACTGACAAAATGTTTGTTTGCTGTGTGTTTTTGGAATTGACATtctcttattattcttattctactATCGATGGTGAATTGAGattttgtttgatgtttttcacaGGATTTAAAACATGGATTGACGGAGCTGAACAAGGCATTGATACTTCAGTCTGGGAAGTAACATGCAGGGAACTTCCGTCCTCAAGAGAAAGGGAAATATTCTTCAAAACCATCAGGAGATTCCCGAAGATCAGATTCTTTTGGAAATATGAAGCTGAGTCTCCACTATCAAATGTGCCTTCAAACTTGTGATTAGAAAATGGTTCCCGCAACAGAGTATTCTAGGTAAGACTAGTCAATTTCGGGATAATCCAATCAACTTCCAGCTTGTTTAATCAGAATCATTCCCCTACTGAAGCGTCTTATAGACGATTCACTGTATTACTctatattttcatgaataaaagtTTACAATTTCTTGGTTTTTAAGTCTTTTCCCAACTTAACCACACAAAGATATTTGTGCAACCGTTGTTCAcagaaaaatgatttattaatacatCGAGAGTTAAGAGGACAGCAGAGCTCAAAACCATCTCACAAATcctgatgaaaatattcaacgttcaaatattttaacttTAACGTTTTACAAAAAGTCGATAGTTTTCACTTTCATAAATATGAGTCCAactttaacttgaaaatgatgtaaaataggaataattattctcaaggATGATCCTcataagcaaaaaaaaaaaaatcgattGGAGAATGGTCTAAGTTCAATCTGCTTATACACAATTATGAAAGTGGTGTTTATTGACTCCAATTATTGGGGTTGTcgtaaatgagaaaaattattattctatatatatGTCAAtataaaagtattatttttgtcaatgaTAGTGACTGAAATGGAAATATTTCTCTGTTCAATAtctatttaatattttccatcTGCATGAGTTGTACGCTCAACACTTGACAAGACAGAATATTATTGttggcaataaataaatttgtattgaAAATCTGCAGACCTATAACAATTTAtattctttttttcaattcaacaaggtAAAAAATGTCAAATTCGCAATATAATTCGTAGTTATTCTCCAATATCTGTTTCCATAATCCATTAATTTTGCTTGATTTCTGGGCAGTTCACCCGAAATGCCGGATTTTCATCTCGCAAGGCGGCCTGCAGAGCACGGAGGAGGCGATCTATTACGCTGTGCCACTTCTGGTCATACCCTTATTTGCTGATCAGCCACATCAGGCTGCTAGAATAGAGAAGGAGGGAGCCGGTCTGTCTCTCTTGCTCAGCAGATTGACGGAGGACAATTTTTATGACGCCATAAGCAGCATGCTCACTGAcccaaagtgagtaatatccaaataattattaaaaatggtAGACAAATATCTAGAGTATTTGTTATTCGTGAATTACATTACTCTAGTTTCTTAGACTATTTTTGAAATCTGAGCTACAATCTTATTTCTAGAAAGAATTCTAGTATGCCCATGAATATATCCAAAAATAAAATTCCAATCTTTTAACTTCCTATGTGACAATGTTGGTCATATATTACAAACTACAAATTCCATCTGTGAAGtacaaattatttcaatgaagtgaaattatttcaattatagtGTAGTAATTATATATCTGTTTACAGTTTGAATTATCGTGATTGGAATAATGTGACAACCAAACCTTGTTATTCTGATAATAAGTTGATTGGTGATCATATAATATTCCAGTCTTTCTCCCAATCATTATTCACTTactaagaatattaaaaaaaatgtatttctatgCGATATGCCATATCATTTGAAAGTCACCTTGTCTATGGCAAAATTGTGATTGGTTGACAGAAGTTAGAGGaataaacagtaataatatgaattaataacATTGATTTCATGTCAGACACGAGAGAATGTAGCTGATCAATGCTAATAGTTTAAATGAATCACTCTCTCAATATAGGTACCgtattggaaaaaatatatttacatttAGACTTTCACTCTCATTACAAGCTTTGAAGAGTAAGCCATTATATTAATTAGATTCTCCATCCCCAGCTTCATCCATTCTTCGTTATTTCTCGTGGTATTCTAAATTATCACCCATGGAAACTCggatattaatttgatttactGAATGAGCATTTAATGAGTACCAATTTTTATTTCGAATCAATTCACCTGGTTAACTCCACAAAAGTGTTCTCAAGATATAGTATGTtacaaatgaatattgaatagcGGATGATTCAGTTCTCCAAGAAATAAAGAAATCCATTCTCTTGTTTTAGGTTCAAATCAAACATGAACAGACTATCGTCGTTATCGAAAGATCAGATGGTTCCCGCCCTGGATGAGGCGGCCTGGTGGGTGGAGTACGTCATAAGGCACAAGGGAGCCAGGCATTTGCGGCCACAAAATCTCAACATGAACTGGATCCAAGTGCAGCTCGTCGATGTGTATGGTGCAATTGTCGCTGCCGCACTATTCGTTCTCTACATAATTTACAAACTCATCAAGAGCATTGTTGCCCTTATTCCTTTGGGCAAGAGTAAGAAAGGGAAGAAAGCGAAGAGTAAAAGATCGTAAATCTACAGATTCGATTTGCATCGTTATCAGTTTAATAAATAGCCTCAAGAATAGTGGTCTAATAATTTTGCATGGAGTTTCTTGACTATTCCATCCTCACCTAAGAAGATTTGAGCTGACTTACTAATGGCGATTTTCCATAAAGTTTCTTGACTCTTCTATCCTTACACAAAAAGATTTAAGCTGTTCATTGTGACACTGttgatttgaaaatagaaaactcaaTTAGCTAATATGTGAAGCTCTATCTACCATTATTTCCATTGATTGCTATACTCAAGAATACGCATCAACAATTTCTCCATGATTACTTCATAGTACTCAAGATTAGATGATTACTTCATGACTCATCAAGAGCATTGTTGCCCTTATTCCTGCTAGCAAGGGTCAGAAAGGGAAGAAAGCAAAGAGTAAAAGATCGTGAATCTACACATTAGATTTGCATCGTGGTCAGTTTAATATTCAGCCTCAAGAATAGCGATAATTTTCCATGAAGTTTCTCAACTCTTGAGAAGATTTGAGCTGTTCATTGTGACACTGttgatttgaaaatagaaaactcaaTTACACAACTCAAAAACTCAATGTAAAGCATGATGATCTATCATTATTTCGATTGATTGTTATACTCAAGAATAAGcatgaataatttttccacGATCACTTCATAACAAGAACTTCTACAGTTTTTACAGAAACTTTTCCGAGACTGATATGGTTCTACCGAGacaaaatttctacaattaaacCGACTGATATTCAGTAACTATTTGATTTTATTCAGTGACTGTTCTTCAGTTAATAATAAAACAGAGAGTTACTAAGACAGCCGACCACATAACTGAAGATTAGCCTCATTCAAGCAATTAAGAGACACATTTGCTTTGGCGAATCCCGGAGCTCTTTCTCAATTTATCAGCTCAGAAATTTGTGACTCGAAAACAAAAATAAGCAACTGCTATTATTTAGGGGTATGCAGCGCTAAACTCAATTGAACAAACGATAAAGCATACATCTCTTGTGACTCTTTATCATAGCAAGAGATAAACCCGTCCGAAACAAAGGTCATTTACATTTCGCGGctttttcatgttgaaattattcaaattgctcACTGTTTTTCACAATGTGATGATGAAGCTTCTGCGAATAAAACTGCGACCGAATACTCGCTATAATGCGCTAGTTCTTTGTCTCTATTCGGTATGAAATTACCCTCAAATGGATATTTCAGGTCAAATCGAACACTTGCTCTGAACAATGAAACAGTTTTGCTGAAAATTTATTCCATAAATAAATCTACATTCATTTCGCACAGAATCGATGAAAAGTGGTCAATTTATCTGCGCACAGATGAGGTATGCTATTTTTGGATTTGAGCTACCCTGGAAGTGAACTGAATAACCTGTTTACTGGAAGATAAATGTATTCAATTTCCAGTCGAAAATCCATTTTCGAgctatcaaaatattttgagttATGCATAGTTCTTGCTTAGAAACAAATATCATGGTTCTACAAACTGATCTTCAGTATCGAAGGGGGACATTATCAAGCTCCTGTAGGAGAAATAGCTTTAGACGTTTTTATTACAATTTAGTCGGTTTCCCcaaatatttgaagaatatgtctgatattattcaatttaaaatttgataatCTTTAATGTTTCATTCCACTACGAACTGCTTGTTGataatcacttttgaatacttgaattacgacatagcagtcagattttatctgactgctatgtcgtaatttattcaagtaatcaaaagtaaaaatgtcatgttttgttattgatattaatcaataaaaactGGACTTGCAGATTCATGAATTCAAATaagacaaataattatattaacttAAGAATTCTTCATTTACAGTAAATCGTTTCTGACTTTAATTCATCCTGAATCCATTGAATCCTGAATGATTGAAAGTTCGTATTGGTATTGTTGAGGTTTAATTCATTCACAAGAATTGAAGTTGAAGTAGCAAGTTAGAAGTATCTTGCCTAAATAGACAAATTGAATTGAGCTTCGTGAAGAGCAAATTTAGCTAAAAGCAACACTTACCTTCCCTAACAAATTGACAGCAGTGAAGTAAGTGAGGAATAAATTATTGTGGTGAGTTCTACTCAACTGGTATCTGAACTAAAATTAGGCTAGTTTGGTAGTGATTCGAAACTTTCATGTTGTTACCTTTTTAGAGGTAAGTAGAAGAGACTTCAAGAAGCAGGTAGTTTGTTTTGGGAAATTCATGACCTACAGAGGCACGCAAGTACTTAGTACTGGGAAATTCATGACCTTCAAAACTTTGCAACCGAACTAGAAAGAAATTACGGCCAAACTGTTTTCACGGCAAAAAAATTCTCACGCTTCTTTCAGAGCTGTATTGCTGATTCTATAGAACGACTTTCCTCTGCTTTCGCTCGGAATTCAAGCCAGACACTATGGCAAACTTTTGCATGCTTTTGAAGAGCTGGTAGAACTCTATAAAGTGTTAGATCTTTATCCCTATCTCACTTTTACTCGCGAATTTCGAATACTACACGAACGGTGTGAGTTAAATTATGCATAATACCCGATGCTTACTTCAGTGACTACGCTGGTTGGGTCTCTTGCAGGCAAATTTTATCGCTTCTTTGGGAATATTCAATACATTTGCATAATGTGCACCAGTTCATACGGTAGAACACAAACTGTGAAAAGTACTTGAATTGCTCAAAGGCATTACTATATCAAAATATTagcttatttttcaatttttaaaactaaACACGCGATAGCCATGAACAGTAAGCCTATCTCAATGTAAAACTTATGAATGACAACTCTATAAACATATGGGAGATAAGATGAAACTCTATAATCAAGGTTTGACGAAACAATTGCCTATTGACATGAATTCGATTTTGATCGTTCATTAGATTACAATTCGAAGGAATCATtgcataataaattgaaaagaaattcttttaaagtttt of the Nilaparvata lugens isolate BPH unplaced genomic scaffold, ASM1435652v1 scaffold5899, whole genome shotgun sequence genome contains:
- the LOC120356133 gene encoding LOW QUALITY PROTEIN: UDP-glucuronosyltransferase 1A9-like (The sequence of the model RefSeq protein was modified relative to this genomic sequence to represent the inferred CDS: inserted 1 base in 1 codon) yields the protein MKFDAVLIENQYYSSFHGLTHKLGSPPVIGVHTFVPWSALDEFMGVKVNPSYMPHIFSHHSDSMTFLERCFNTFLYWYNWYLVEYELFPYQEAILKKYFGTNTPSAREMEFNRACCWYQLISEQGIDTSVWEVTCRELPSSREREIFFKTIRRFPKIRFFWKYEAESPLSNVPSNXVIRKWFPQQSILVHPKCRIFISQGGLQSTEEAIYYAVPLLVIPLFADQPHQAARIEKEGAGLSLLLSRLTEDNFYDAISSMLTDPKFKSNMNRLSSLSKDQMVPALDEAAWWVEYVIRHKGARHLRPQNLNMNWIQVQLVDVYGAIVAAALFVLYIIYKLIKSIVALIPLGKSKKGKKAKSKRS